AATCGTGCATTTGGTCTTCGCTTATCTCTCCGCTTTTCTCTTTCTTTTTTATGTTATCGTTACCCTCTCTTCGAAGGTTTCTTACTGCTATTCTGGCATCTTCAGCATATTTCTTGACCAGTTTTGAAAGCTCCTGCCGTCTTTCGCCTGTTAGTTCTGGAATATTAAGTCTTATAACATCTCCATCCACCTGAGGATTTATTCCCAAGGGGGAAGCCTGAATCGCCTTTTCTATGGGCTTCACGGCTGTCTTATCCCAAGGAGCTATTAGAATCTGTCTTGGATCCGGTATGGAGACCGTTGCCATCTGAGAAATGGGGACCATGCTTCCGTAATATTCCACCTTGATATCCTCAACTAATGCTGGATGGGCCCTCCCTGTCCGTATACCTTGCAGCTCTTTCTTTAGATGCTCTACGGCTTTTTCCATGCGCTCCTTCAAGTCTTTGAATTCTTTTTCAGCCATCTCATTCACTCCTTTTTAGCGTGGACAATTGTACCTATTTTCTTTCCTTCCAGTAATATTTTGGTCAACGTACTTTCCTTCAATATATTGGCAACAATTATTGGAATATTGTTTTCCATGCACAGGGAGAACGCTGCAGCGTCCATTACTTTGAGTTGTTCTTTTATGGCTTCTTCATAGGTTAGCTCTTTCAACAACTTGGCATCAGCATTCAGCGATGGATCCTTATCATATATACCATCCACCTTGGTAACTTTCAATAGGCACTCAGCACCAATTTCTGCTGCTCGTAGGGCGGCCGCCGTATCTGTAGAGAAATAGGGTGACCCTGTACCTGCAGCAAAGATAACTACCCTGCCTTTCTCCAAATGTCTAAGGGCTCTTCTTCTGATAAACGGTTCCGCTATCGCTTTCATTTCTATGGCTGTTTGGACTCTAGTTGGCACTCCAAGCTTCTCCAAGGCACTCTGCAAAGCCAAGGAGTTAATTACCGTGGCAAGCATTCCCATATAATCGCCTTGCGCCCTGTCCAGGTTGAGCTTTTCAGCATTTACGCCCCTAAAAATATTCCCTCCACCCACAACTATTGCTATCTCAATTCCAGCCTTGGCAAGTTCAGCCATGTCCTTACATATTCTCAGCACCACATCCATATCAAGCCCAAAACCTTTTGCTCCCGCTAAAACCTCACCTGAAAGCTTTATAAGAACACGCTTGTAAGGCAACATCCCTACTTCTTCCCTCCTGAAATCAATACTAAAAGAGCGGGGATTAATCCCCGCTCTTTTTTCCTGCTTGATCAAACTATTCTCCTATCGAAAAACGAGAGAACCTTCTTACCACGATGTTTTCACCAAGAACGGCTATTTTCTCAATTATGAGGTCCTTTATCTTCTTCTCAGGGTCCCTAATATATTTTTGCTCCAAAAGACATGTCTCTTCGTAAAATTTAGCCAATCGACCCTCTGCTATCTTTTCAACTATATGCTCTGGTTTGCCTTCTTCGAGAGCCTGAGCCTTGTATATTTCCTTTTCCCTCTCCAAGTCTTCAGCAGGCACGTCGTCAACGGAAACATACAAGGGAGCAGCAGCTGCTATATGCATGGCTATTTCCTTGCCAAGCTCCTGGAACTCATCAGTTCTGGCAACGAAGTCAGTCTCGCAGTTGAGCTCAACCAACGTTCCGATCTTTCCATTAGTGTGAATGTAGCTGAAAACAAGCCCCTCAGAAGCCGTTCTCCCTGCTTTCTTTGCGGCTTTGGCTAGCCCCTTTTCTCTCAAATAATCCACAGCTTTTTCGATATCTCCATCGCACTCCTGTAAGGCTTTTTTGCAATCTAAAACCCCAGCACCAGAGCGATGTCTAAGTTCTTTGACAGCTTCCATATCAATAGACATAAACTAATCCTCCTTCCAACCTTTGCGGCCTTCAAGTTCTTTATCCAACAATTTATCTTCCACAACACCGTAATTTTCTTGGAGTTTCTCCCTTACTGTGATAGTATCTTCCTCAAATGCACCCACCGTCTTGACGGGCTCTGCTTCTTCCTCGCTTGGGGCCTCTGCAACCCCGTCTACACCCTGTTTGCCTTCTATGATTGCATTAGCCAGCGTCCCGATTATCAATCTGATTGCCCTTATAGCATCGTCGTTTCCTGGGATAGGAAAGTCAATCAAATCGGGGTCACAGTTAGTGTCAACTATAGCAACGATGGGAATATTGAGTTTTCTAGCCTCCATAACAGCTATGTTCTCTCTCCTGGGATCTACTATAACCAGTGCATCAGGAAGACTCCTCATATCCTTGATACCCAAGAGGAATTTCTCTAATTTTGCTCTCTCTTTTTTCAATGCAGCAAGCTCTTTCTTGCTCATTCTTTCCATAGACTCTTTCTCTTCTAGCTCCTGGAGTTCGATCATCCTGTTGACCCTGCGCCTTATCGTAGAAAAGTTTGTCAGAAGGCCACCCAACCACCTGTGGTTGATGTAGAACTGTCCACACCTGAGGGCCTCATCCCTTATGGTTTCCTGGGCCTGCTTCTTGGTTCCTACGAAAAGAACTGATCCTCCGCCTTTGGAAACCTCTCTCAAAAAGTCATAAGCTCTTTCCAAACCTTTGACAGTCTTCTGGAGATCCAATATATAAACCCCGTTCCTCTCGGTGAAGATATAGGGTTTCATCTTTGGATTCCACCTGCGAGTTTGGTGACCAAAATGGACACCACTTTCCAACAACTGTTTCATAGAAACTACCGACACAACTATCCCTCCCGTTTTTGGTTTTCCCTCCACATCCATCCTCTGGAATCACAATCCCGATGAAAGGACACCAGTGATCCCATCAGAATGTGTGAGTATTAAGACCAAAGGGGAGTATAACATAATTGGGCATTGACCAGCAACAATTTTCTGTTTAGCATATACCCTGTATCACTATCAAAAAGGAGGAGCATCATGTCAAAAAAATCTCTAATAGACAAACTGGAAAACATGCCTTCCGATAGAAAGGCCTTGCTAAACAGGCTCAAGAGAGTTGAAGGTCAGCTGAGAGGAATACAGAGAATGATAATAGAGGACAAGCCGTGCCATGATATCCTTTTACAATTATCGGCAGCACGTAAGGCAATGCAAAATGCTTGTATAGCAATTCTAAAAAATTATATTAAAAACTGCATAGAAGAATCCAAGAGTCCTGACCTGGAACAAATGGAAAGACTTATAGGAACCCTCATAGAGATAAGTCCCCCAGCTTCATGCACATCAGAAGACGAGGACGACAATTAACGTGACACCCATGTCCTCAGAGAGAGTTAGTTTCCTTCGACCAATCCTTTCTCTGAGGACATTACTATGGATAGCCACACGCTCCCAGCTATTTTCTTCGAGGTTACAGTATCCACTGCCTGGTTGTCATCCAAATACCATATACGCCAGCATATACATACCTTGTCTTCAGCAACAGAAGGCCAAACAGACCTCAGAAAAGATCTCCAGCCTCCTCTACCTTCCATCTCAGCGGCCATCAAAGCCCTGCGTACAGCCTCGCCCTTCTCTATATTAACAGGAAGCCTCACTCCCACTGGTGGCTCCTTGTCCTCTATCTTGATCTTTTTAGTTGGAAAAAACTCCACAGTACCGCCTGATGCCTCAACGACAGCTAACTTATGCACATATTGGGGACGAGACAACAATCCTGTTTTGAATATCTCTAAAGGAATCACATAGACCGGTTGGAGTATCAGTTTATTTGAGGTTAGATCTTTATCAGTTTTTATGTATCCCTTTGGGGTTTCTTTTTCTTTGTGCAACTGTTCTTTACCTTCCTTTCGGTTTCTTCGTGGAGATCCAGTTTACTCGCATCACCCAAAAATATCCGCTTACCGTTGCTCCCTTCCAGGCCTGGCGGGGTTCGCGGCTTTTTGCCGTGCGAGGCTGGATCTCCACGAAGAAACCGAAATCTTGGTCTTAATTTAGGCCTAGCTTAAATAAGAAATGGCGGAGAAGGAGGGATTCGAACCCCCGGAGCGTTGCCGCTCAGACGCTCTCCAAGCGCCCGCCTTCGACCACTCGGCCACTTCTCCGCATTGCGCACCAATTCATATCTATCATTTATTATATCATCTTTTCCCTTGGCGGAGAGAGTGGGATTTGAACCCACGAGACGGCTCATCACCGCCTAGACGATTTCGAGTCGCCCGCCTTCGACCACTCGGCCACCTCTCCACCTCGCTGAAAACTCTAAGCTCTTAGTTTCTCGAAAAACCCTTGCAGGATTTTAGCACATTCTTGCTCAAGAATTCCACCTGATATTTTACAGTTGTGATTGAGCCTGCCGTCCTCAGGTATATCGTAAAGAGTTCCACAGGCACCCCACTTGGGGTCGAAGGCTCCAAAGTAGACATGCCTTATCCTAGCTAGAACTAGAGCCCCTGCACACATGGGGCAAGGCTCTAAAGTAACAAAAAGATCGCAATCGTTGAGCCTCCAAGTGCCAACTTTACGAGCTGCCTCCCTCAAGGCTAGGATCTCTGCGTGAGCTGTAGGATCCTGCATCTGGATGGTCTTATTGTATCCTTCTCCTACAACCTCTCCGTTTCTTGCGACTACAGCCCCGACCGGAACCTCTCCTTGCGAGGCGCCCTCCTCCGCAAGCTCAATAGCCCTTCTCATCATTCTTTTCAAGGTATCATCCAACGGGCCAATCTCCCCTCGAACACGGACCGGGAGGAATTTTACCAAAATTATTTTAAGTTGAGAAGAGGCAATTTAAAATTAGGCTCTCCATGCATATTTATCTTTGTCGTTTAATGCTTTTGAAGCTGAGGAGGATAAACAAAAGCACAAGTCCAACACAGATTGATGCTACAAACAGCACCAACCACGAGATATGGTACCCTACCCCCAGCAAACCCGATCTCTTTTCTTTTGTTCCTTTCTTTTCTCCAGTGTCTAAGCCCTTTATTTGCAAATCGCCACTCTCGCTCTTAGTAACGAAAACAGCCCCACCATCAAAGTTCCATCCTCGATACATTTTATCCCACAAAGAAGCAAGTATTTCTGGTTTGTTTCTCATTAGAAGCAATAATAACGGTTCTTCATTCTCGCCACTCAGCGTCATGAAAGCAAAAAAACCTTATTATTCAAATCATTGTTGGACAGTTTTTCACCAAATAAACCTTGAAACTCCTTCAAAAGATAATCTTTCCCTCTCTCCCCCACTTTAGCAATAATGATCCCAGGCTTTCTTTCCTCTAAAATGGATTCTATTCCCTTGGCATCCTCCAGGAAAAAATTGACCTTTCCTCTGGTAACGTTTTCCAGGCTTCTTAGGATCGAAGTCAGCAAACTCAAATCCTCAGAACCAATTGAGGGAACACACCATATGCCTATCTTTTTGCCAACCCATAGGTAAGGTAAATCCTTTAATGTAAAATCCAAAACCTTTTCTCTTGTGACACTTTCCACATAAAGGGAAAGTTCATCCAAAACCACCCACATACCTTTTACAGGATTCTTCATCATATCAGCCTTAATGGGTTCCATCTTTAAGCCAAAGGTCACATCAAGAGGCCTACCTGTCACTATATCTTTGGGTTCTATGGGGATTGAAAGCTCCCCAAATCCCTTCGACATTGTCGCCTCTTCTAGCTTTCTTTTTTTCTTTTTTCCTCCTATCTCTATCCAAACCTCGGTTTTTCTTGAAGAGACAACGGGAGAAGCCTTAAATTTGATAATCAACTTACTTTTTGTGATCTTTCCCAATTCCTTTGGCAAAGAAAACTTGTAGGTCCTCTTATAATCAAGGACATTCCTGATAACTACACTCTCATTTACAACTGGCACTTTAAGCAAGTAGTTATCTAAATATAGGTTAACCATATTATTCAAATCTTCATCTTTCAGCGTCAAGGTAGCCACAGAGGGCAAGTTTACAGGATCTCTAGAAGAAATGAATTCTACAACCCTCTGCAGTAAAACCTTGTCTTTCGAAGCAATAATGAAGCGGGCTGCCCCTTTTTTGTTCCTGTAGCAGGATAAGAAAGCTTCATCCTCTTCCACATCATCTCCGATTTGGAAGCTTTTTTTCAAAAAATCAGGAAAACCTTGCAATAATCCTAAAAATATCATGTTACGCTCTGAAAAATCGACACCATTTGAAGATCTTTCAAGCACAGATGCCATGGATTCAAATTTCAACTTTCCTTTTGCACTAAGTGCCAGAGAAAGAGCAGCTTTATAAAGATCAAGCGGTGGGTTGTCAGGCATTACGAGCAGAACCTCTGGGAGCTCTCCATTATCCTGATCCATAAGTTCATACAGATCAGAAAGCACCAAAGGCCCTTCTGATTTGGAAGTAATAGTCACGTTGCTGAACTTAGAGATCTTGATCCATCCTTTAGGGCTATCCAGAAAAGCCAATATCTCCAGCTCATTGATACCCTTTTTGATCTCTTCGTTATTAATGGGCACCTCAAAAACTTTGTCTTGCTCTTCAAAACCCTCTAGGACAAAAGTCTTTTCTGGGTATCCATTGAAAAAAACAGTAATATACGATAGACCCGTTACTATGCCACCATAGCTCAAATTAAACGCAACCACAGCATTTTCGTTCTTGAGCAATCCTTCTTCGAAATCTAGTTTCACAACCTTATGTGTAATTCCTGGCCTGAAAACCACGTCTTCCTGAAAGATTCGAAAGGTACTTTTTTCTTCTGTTACGGAAGAGATGTCATTGCTCTTGTCCAATCCCAGGTTGCGATGGGATCTTGCCCTTACTCCCCCAAAATAAAAGGTCTTCAGAGGAAAAGGAGGAGTTTCACCTTTTGGATATAAGTCCACCACTATACGAGGTGGATTGTCCACTTTGTAAACGTTTGCTTCCATTCCCACTTTGCCAGGATCTATAAAAATCTTTGTGACTGAATTCTTCACCTCAACACGATAAGAAGCATTAGATTTGCTTCCAGGGAAAGAGCCAACTCTAGGAATTCTTTCCAGAGGCAGATCTTCTATTACCAAGATAACAAGCTTTCCATTAGTCTCATAGGCAAAGTGAGACTCTTCGGTTAAATCTGCCACCAACCTCAACCCTTTGGGCTGGACTCCTGTCCTTATCGAAACTACTTTCGCTTCTGCACAGCGGGATAAAAAGCTTTCTGCACAAATGAATAGAACTACCAAAGCTAGGAATCGGCAAAATTGCTTAAAATGCATTTTCCAGATTACCTTCTTCCTAATAAATTGTCCAAAAAATCCAAATCCAAAAATGCGTAATCCTCTGGTTTATTGGCCTTTATTTTATTCCATTCTTCAATGTGACAAGAAAGCTTATCCAAAGCATTTTGAAGAAGTACTAAATCATAACTTCTTGTCTGTGCATACCCCTCGAATTCAACAACTACCGTTCGGTAGGGACTTTTAAACAAAGAGACATTAGGTGGCAGGGGTAAGCTGAAAAGATGGTAACCATTCATTACATACTCCATGGCTTTCCTCAGTACGTCGGAGGGCATTCCTTCTACTTTGATTACTTCATCAGGGTATTTCTCCACCACAAGGGGATTATTGGTTATCAAAATCTTATGACCCATCAATCATGCTCCATTCTGCGAAATGGTAAATTAGTAGCTTTCATTATACATCTACAATTATGGGGGAGGGACAACAAAAATTCCAGCTTCCCTCCCCCTCAATAAACGGCTTTAAAAGATAACTTTTTGCTATTTATTGAAAATGGTTTGTTCCTTTATTTCAGTCTGTATAGCCTTGAGGGCCCGTTCAAGGAGCTGGCGCCTCACCATTTTATCGACCTCTTCACCTTTATCTGGGGCTCCAACTGGATGAGGTATTGCTACACCAGGCACTATCCTATTGGCACCCACGGTCAACATTATGGGAACAATCGTTGCTATCTGGACCACTGGAATGCCAGCTGCAGCCTCGATTTCTCTTGCCATCGATGCACCGCATCGCGTGCAGGTTCCTCAGGTAGATGTAAGAATTACGGCATCCACTCCTGCTTTTTTGAGCTCCTCACCTATTTCCTCACCAAACCTCTCAGCATTGGCTACAGAAGTTCCCGTACCCGTTGTGGTGTAAACGTAATCATACAACTTCCCGAAAACTCCTTCTTTCTCCAGCTGGCGCATTACGTCCACTGGCAGCACCACGTCAGGATCCTCGTTAGCCCATACCCTATCGTAGCCCCCGTGTATAGATTCGAATATTTCAGGAGTGAGGTCATCTATGCCCGAAATATCATACCGTCCGTAGCTTTCTGCTGATGAAACCCTTATCTTATCAGGGTTTCCTTTAGGAACTATTCCACCGGAAGACACAAGAGCTATCGTTGCTTTCCTAATGTCCTTCACCGGTTTTGCAGGGGGAACCCTCTTAAATACCGGCATCTCGTACTCCGTCTTGAAAGGTTCACCCTTCAACTTCTTCAACAGCATGTCCACGGCCCTTTTCGCTCCATTTTCCTCGTAGAAGAAATTCTTCCTTACACCCCTGTGGAAGTACCCCTCTTCCTCAGCAGGTCCCATCTCTTGTTTTTTCAACAATTTAAGGCCTAGCCTTGCCATGTTTTCTAGCGCTTCCTTCATCCCCCTGGCGCTGTCGGCAGTCTTGACTATAAACGTCTTAGTAGAATAAAGTTCCACACCGGGGTTTTCACAGTACATCCCTGTAACTGTAGGAATCCCTAATAGCTCACCTGTAATTGCGCATATATCACCACATGCTACTCCATATCTTCCTGCATTGAACGCTGGTCCAGCTATTAACAAATCTGGAGAGAAGCTCTTTATTAGTTCCATACACTTCTCTCGTGCGGCTTCCATATTCTCCCCATAATAACTGTCACCGCAAACTACTGTCCCCACAACTTGGGCGTCTTCCCCCAAAAGAGAGTTTATTTGAGCCGCAGGGCCTATGGGTTCCCCCTTGGCAAAGGGCTCCTGATGAGCTGCCTCTTCTCCACCCATTCCAGCAAAAAACTGGTTTATATAACATACCACTCTGTAAGCCACCACATTCACCTCCATTTAAACCCATCGGGCCCCTATGGAGCCAAATCCTAATTCGCTAGTCGAGCCTATGATGGCTTGGAGCTCCACGTACATAGACCCATCCTCTCTTAAACTCTCCTCCGCTCCACCGGACAAGTTTTCTATAGCTTCTGAATATCCTATAACCTTATCCATCGGCGGCAACTCGACCATCTCGTTGACATTACCTGTGGATACGAAGGCATCCATTTCCGGAGTAACGTCTGCCAAGCCTTGGCTCTTGCCGTCAGTGCCAGCCGCTTCATCGGAGATGATAACTGTCTTTATACCCAGTTTCTCGCAAACTTTCGCATTCATACATAGATCAGTATCAGGATTACCGTAACCCTCCTCAGAGATCACCACCCCATCAGCACCCAGCATTTTGGCAAGCTTGGCATTGAACCACGCTGCGCGCTCCTTTCCAGCTAGCCTGGTATCCTCAATGGTTGGAATTACCCCTAGGAAATTAAGGTCTTTCCCGTGACGACTATATAGTTCCTTCACTATGGGATCATTCTGATGATGATACGTAGTATTTTTATCGCACGCTGAAACACAGTTTCCAGAGACCATTGCCCCGTCAAATTTCTCATTGGGATGTATCAAAGTGGGTACTATGTGTTTCATGTCAGCACCGTAAAGGTAGGTATCATGCAATAATCCTTGGGTTATGGACATACAAAAATAAACCACCTTGGGAAGGTTTGGATATTTGGCATTTTCTTCGTCCAAACTACCTTTCTCATAA
The DNA window shown above is from Thermovirga lienii DSM 17291 and carries:
- a CDS encoding GrdX protein (KEGG: cpo:COPRO5265_0212 GrdX protein~SPTR: GrdX protein), with the translated sequence MGHKILITNNPLVVEKYPDEVIKVEGMPSDVLRKAMEYVMNGYHLFSLPLPPNVSLFKSPYRTVVVEFEGYAQTRSYDLVLLQNALDKLSCHIEEWNKIKANKPEDYAFLDLDFLDNLLGRR
- a CDS encoding protein of unknown function DUF156 (PFAM: Uncharacterised BCR, COG1937~COGs: COG1937 conserved hypothetical protein~InterPro IPR003735~KEGG: aco:Amico_1190 protein of unknown function DUF156~PFAM: protein of unknown function DUF156~SPTR: Putative uncharacterized protein), translating into MSKKSLIDKLENMPSDRKALLNRLKRVEGQLRGIQRMIIEDKPCHDILLQLSAARKAMQNACIAILKNYIKNCIEESKSPDLEQMERLIGTLIEISPPASCTSEDEDDN
- a CDS encoding translation elongation factor Ts (PFAM: Elongation factor TS; UBA/TS-N domain~TIGRFAM: translation elongation factor Ts~COGs: COG0264 Translation elongation factor Ts~InterPro IPR018101: IPR001816: IPR000449: IPR014039~KEGG: tai:Taci_0743 translation elongation factor Ts~PFAM: Translation elongation factor EFTs/EF1B dimerisation; ubiquitin-associated- domain-containing protein~SPTR: Elongation factor Ts;~TIGRFAM: translation elongation factor Ts), with amino-acid sequence MSIDMEAVKELRHRSGAGVLDCKKALQECDGDIEKAVDYLREKGLAKAAKKAGRTASEGLVFSYIHTNGKIGTLVELNCETDFVARTDEFQELGKEIAMHIAAAAPLYVSVDDVPAEDLEREKEIYKAQALEEGKPEHIVEKIAEGRLAKFYEETCLLEQKYIRDPEKKIKDLIIEKIAVLGENIVVRRFSRFSIGE
- a CDS encoding ribosome recycling factor (PFAM: Ribosome recycling factor~TIGRFAM: ribosome recycling factor~COGs: COG0233 Ribosome recycling factor~InterPro IPR002661: IPR015998~KEGG: aco:Amico_1186 ribosome recycling factor~PFAM: ribosome recycling factor~SPTR: Ribosome-recycling factor;~TIGRFAM: ribosome recycling factor); the encoded protein is MAEKEFKDLKERMEKAVEHLKKELQGIRTGRAHPALVEDIKVEYYGSMVPISQMATVSIPDPRQILIAPWDKTAVKPIEKAIQASPLGINPQVDGDVIRLNIPELTGERRQELSKLVKKYAEDARIAVRNLRREGNDNIKKKEKSGEISEDQMHDYLERIQKITDEFIKKIDELAEEKEKEILEK
- a CDS encoding hypothetical protein (KEGG: btb:BMB171_C0765 collagen adhesion protein~SPTR: LPXTG-motif cell wall anchor domain protein) gives rise to the protein MHKEKETPKGYIKTDKDLTSNKLILQPVYVIPLEIFKTGLLSRPQYVHKLAVVEASGGTVEFFPTKKIKIEDKEPPVGVRLPVNIEKGEAVRRALMAAEMEGRGGWRSFLRSVWPSVAEDKVCICWRIWYLDDNQAVDTVTSKKIAGSVWLSIVMSSEKGLVEGN
- a CDS encoding CMP/dCMP deaminase zinc-binding protein (PFAM: Cytidine and deoxycytidylate deaminase zinc-binding region~COGs: COG0590 Cytosine/adenosine deaminase~InterPro IPR016192: IPR002125~KEGG: plm:Plim_3619 CMP/dCMP deaminase zinc-binding protein~PFAM: CMP/dCMP deaminase zinc-binding~SPTR: CMP/dCMP deaminase zinc-binding protein), producing the protein MDDTLKRMMRRAIELAEEGASQGEVPVGAVVARNGEVVGEGYNKTIQMQDPTAHAEILALREAARKVGTWRLNDCDLFVTLEPCPMCAGALVLARIRHVYFGAFDPKWGACGTLYDIPEDGRLNHNCKISGGILEQECAKILQGFFEKLRA
- a CDS encoding SSU ribosomal protein S2P (PFAM: Ribosomal protein S2~TIGRFAM: ribosomal protein S2, bacterial type~COGs: COG0052 Ribosomal protein S2~InterPro IPR018130: IPR001865: IPR005706~KEGG: tai:Taci_0742 ribosomal protein S2~PFAM: ribosomal protein S2~SPTR: 30S ribosomal protein S2;~TIGRFAM: ribosomal protein S2), encoding MSVVSMKQLLESGVHFGHQTRRWNPKMKPYIFTERNGVYILDLQKTVKGLERAYDFLREVSKGGGSVLFVGTKKQAQETIRDEALRCGQFYINHRWLGGLLTNFSTIRRRVNRMIELQELEEKESMERMSKKELAALKKERAKLEKFLLGIKDMRSLPDALVIVDPRRENIAVMEARKLNIPIVAIVDTNCDPDLIDFPIPGNDDAIRAIRLIIGTLANAIIEGKQGVDGVAEAPSEEEAEPVKTVGAFEEDTITVREKLQENYGVVEDKLLDKELEGRKGWKED
- a CDS encoding hypothetical protein (PFAM: Bacterial cellulose synthase subunit~KEGG: bsu:BSU04310 putative regulator~SPTR: Uncharacterized protein ydaN), which codes for MHFKQFCRFLALVVLFICAESFLSRCAEAKVVSIRTGVQPKGLRLVADLTEESHFAYETNGKLVILVIEDLPLERIPRVGSFPGSKSNASYRVEVKNSVTKIFIDPGKVGMEANVYKVDNPPRIVVDLYPKGETPPFPLKTFYFGGVRARSHRNLGLDKSNDISSVTEEKSTFRIFQEDVVFRPGITHKVVKLDFEEGLLKNENAVVAFNLSYGGIVTGLSYITVFFNGYPEKTFVLEGFEEQDKVFEVPINNEEIKKGINELEILAFLDSPKGWIKISKFSNVTITSKSEGPLVLSDLYELMDQDNGELPEVLLVMPDNPPLDLYKAALSLALSAKGKLKFESMASVLERSSNGVDFSERNMIFLGLLQGFPDFLKKSFQIGDDVEEDEAFLSCYRNKKGAARFIIASKDKVLLQRVVEFISSRDPVNLPSVATLTLKDEDLNNMVNLYLDNYLLKVPVVNESVVIRNVLDYKRTYKFSLPKELGKITKSKLIIKFKASPVVSSRKTEVWIEIGGKKKKRKLEEATMSKGFGELSIPIEPKDIVTGRPLDVTFGLKMEPIKADMMKNPVKGMWVVLDELSLYVESVTREKVLDFTLKDLPYLWVGKKIGIWCVPSIGSEDLSLLTSILRSLENVTRGKVNFFLEDAKGIESILEERKPGIIIAKVGERGKDYLLKEFQGLFGEKLSNNDLNNKVFLLS
- a CDS encoding uridylate kinase (PFAM: Amino acid kinase family~TIGRFAM: uridylate kinase~COGs: COG0528 Uridylate kinase~InterPro IPR018313: IPR011817: IPR015963: IPR001048~KEGG: aco:Amico_1187 uridylate kinase~PFAM: aspartate/glutamate/uridylate kinase~SPTR: UMP kinase;~TIGRFAM: uridylate kinase), with the translated sequence MIKQEKRAGINPRSFSIDFRREEVGMLPYKRVLIKLSGEVLAGAKGFGLDMDVVLRICKDMAELAKAGIEIAIVVGGGNIFRGVNAEKLNLDRAQGDYMGMLATVINSLALQSALEKLGVPTRVQTAIEMKAIAEPFIRRRALRHLEKGRVVIFAAGTGSPYFSTDTAAALRAAEIGAECLLKVTKVDGIYDKDPSLNADAKLLKELTYEEAIKEQLKVMDAAAFSLCMENNIPIIVANILKESTLTKILLEGKKIGTIVHAKKE
- a CDS encoding hypothetical protein (KEGG: spu:588077 hypothetical LOC588077); this encodes MTLSGENEEPLLLLLMRNKPEILASLWDKMYRGWNFDGGAVFVTKSESGDLQIKGLDTGEKKGTKEKRSGLLGVGYHISWLVLFVASICVGLVLLFILLSFKSIKRQR
- a CDS encoding selenoprotein B, glycine/betaine/sarcosine/D-proline reductase family (TIGRFAM: selenoprotein B, glycine/betaine/sarcosine/D-proline reductase family~InterPro IPR010187~KEGG: tai:Taci_1136 selenoprotein B, glycine/betaine/sarcosine/D-proline reductase family~SPTR: Selenoprotein B, glycine/betaine/sarcosine/D-proline reductase family;~TIGRFAM: selenoprotein B, glycine/betaine/sarcosine/D-proline reductase family) produces the protein MAREIEAAAGIPVVQIATIVPIMLTVGANRIVPGVAIPHPVGAPDKGEEVDKMVRRQLLERALKAIQTEIKEQTIFNK